The following are from one region of the Paenibacillus bovis genome:
- a CDS encoding S8 family peptidase: protein MTLTIHTVFKKMILLSALTAVPLAYTLLGYSAQPLTAILASQDGTGRYLVSYSNENGKETLSRLAGTATHSHMINLDYLSMVAITLTPAQKSELSRQQGISHIEPSVKYTNAIQSNSVQSVSVTKGEQASWGYQTVDAEIGFQKQYTGKNVKVAILDTGISPHSDLKIASGISTVDYTSEYTDDNGHGTFVAGVIGALNNGKGLIGQAPDAQLYAVKILDKQGSGTTEDLAEGLNWAIQQNVDIINMSISFPQASPAVEQMLQSAHGKGILMIASAGNHGTADAAADTVEYPARSPEVMGILTVDSQLERADFSASGSEADVAAPGVSIISTANNGKYELRDGTSVSAPFVSGLAAVLKEAYPNSTNEQIRQAISSTAVDLGVPGKDNLYGYGMISYQHLFDSTSPLGK, encoded by the coding sequence ATGACACTGACCATTCACACTGTATTCAAAAAAATGATATTGTTATCAGCATTAACTGCTGTTCCGCTTGCATATACTCTTCTTGGCTATTCTGCACAGCCGCTAACAGCTATCCTCGCTTCTCAAGATGGGACAGGACGTTATCTGGTTAGCTACAGCAACGAGAATGGCAAAGAGACACTCTCCCGACTCGCCGGCACAGCTACCCATTCCCACATGATTAATCTTGATTATCTGAGTATGGTAGCGATTACCCTGACTCCAGCTCAAAAAAGCGAGCTATCCCGGCAGCAGGGCATTTCACACATTGAACCAAGCGTCAAATATACGAATGCTATTCAGAGCAATTCGGTACAATCCGTCAGTGTGACCAAAGGAGAACAGGCTTCATGGGGATATCAGACCGTAGATGCCGAGATTGGATTCCAGAAACAATATACTGGAAAAAATGTAAAAGTAGCAATTCTGGATACCGGCATCTCGCCGCATTCCGATCTGAAAATAGCAAGCGGCATATCCACAGTCGATTATACGTCCGAATATACGGATGATAACGGACACGGCACTTTTGTCGCAGGAGTCATCGGCGCATTGAATAATGGCAAAGGATTGATCGGACAAGCGCCTGATGCCCAGCTGTACGCCGTGAAAATTCTAGATAAGCAGGGAAGTGGAACGACAGAGGATCTCGCCGAAGGATTGAACTGGGCGATTCAGCAAAATGTAGATATTATCAATATGTCTATTTCTTTTCCACAAGCTTCGCCTGCTGTCGAACAGATGCTGCAATCTGCCCATGGCAAAGGGATACTCATGATCGCTTCTGCCGGAAATCATGGTACCGCCGATGCTGCTGCCGATACAGTCGAGTACCCTGCACGCTCCCCTGAGGTGATGGGTATTCTTACCGTGGACAGTCAGTTGGAACGAGCTGATTTCTCCGCTTCCGGCAGTGAAGCCGATGTAGCTGCACCCGGTGTATCTATTATCAGTACAGCCAACAATGGCAAGTACGAGCTGCGTGACGGTACCTCTGTCTCTGCTCCTTTTGTTAGCGGACTGGCTGCTGTACTAAAAGAAGCGTATCCGAACAGCACCAACGAACAGATTCGTCAGGCAATTAGCTCGACTGCTGTTGATCTGGGCGTGCCTGGCAAAGATAATCTGTATGGATACGGCATGATCTCCTATCAGCACTTATTCGACTCCACTTCTCCACTGGGTAAATAG
- a CDS encoding DUF4188 domain-containing protein: MSPIIKGRQTAEIEGSFVVFIIGVRINKWLAVHRWLPVMQSMGPMLSELYANKDLGFLDASYFISGRGLSIVQYWRSYEQLEQYARGGAKHLQAWQDFNRKARAGEAVGIYHETYAVEAGAYESIYINMPPSGLGKAGRLKPVSAGRETSRERMTTDKSDHSS, from the coding sequence ATGAGTCCAATAATAAAGGGTCGTCAAACAGCGGAAATCGAAGGTTCCTTTGTCGTATTCATTATCGGAGTGCGGATCAATAAATGGCTGGCTGTTCATCGGTGGCTGCCGGTTATGCAATCGATGGGACCTATGCTGAGTGAACTATACGCGAATAAAGATTTGGGCTTTCTGGACGCGTCTTATTTTATCTCCGGACGTGGATTATCGATAGTGCAGTACTGGCGTTCCTACGAACAATTGGAGCAGTATGCACGCGGTGGAGCCAAGCATCTACAAGCGTGGCAGGACTTCAATCGCAAAGCCAGAGCGGGGGAAGCGGTGGGGATTTATCATGAAACCTACGCGGTAGAGGCAGGCGCCTATGAATCTATTTATATTAATATGCCCCCCTCTGGACTGGGTAAAGCAGGCCGGCTAAAACCTGTATCTGCAGGACGAGAGACTTCAAGAGAGCGCATGACAACGGATAAATCAGACCATTCATCATAA